A section of the Malania oleifera isolate guangnan ecotype guangnan chromosome 2, ASM2987363v1, whole genome shotgun sequence genome encodes:
- the LOC131149294 gene encoding peroxidase A2-like: MWSVFQYYSAAAILVALTTAFGGSNAQLSATFYDGTCPNATTVVRDVVQRAQRSDVRIGAKLIRLHFHDCFVNGCDGSLLLDDGNGIESEKGAVPNQATDGFDVVDDIKSALESVCPGIVSCADILAIASQVSVSLARGPSWEVQLGRRDSRTANRAGADNDIPGPFESLSSVVAKFSAVGLDSTDLVALSGAHTFGRARCVAFSRRLYNFNNSTNPDPSLDPTYLQTLRQTCPQGGDGSALANLDPSTPNTFDNNYFTNLQNNRGLLQTDQELFSAGTAATTAAVNRFAASESEFFDSFGRSMINMGNISPLTGNNGEIRSDCKRVN; the protein is encoded by the exons ATGTGGTCTGTGTTTCAGTACTACTCGGCGGCGGCGATCTTGGTGGCATTGACGACGGCGTTTGGGGGATCCAATGCGCAGCTCAGCGCCACTTTTTACGACGGGACGTGCCCTAACGCGACGACTGTTGTGCGCGACGTCGTGCAGCGGGCGCAGCGGAGCGACGTCCGTATAGGCGCCAAACTCATCCGCCTTCACTTCCACGACTGCTTTGTCAAC GGTTGTGACGGGTCGCTTTTGCTAGACGATGGAAACGGCATAGAGAGCGAGAAAGGTGCAGTTCCAAATCAAGCAACAGATGGATTTGATGTGGTTGACGACATCAAATCAGCATTAGAGAGTGTTTGTCCCGGCATCGTCTCTTGTGCTGATATTCTAGCCATTGCTTCTCAAGTTTCAGTCTCTTTG GCTCGAGGTCCATCATGGGAAGTTCAACTAGGTAGAAGAGACAGCAGAACCGCGAACCGAGCAGGAGCCGACAATGACATTCCCGGTCCTTTCGAAAGCCTCAGCAGTGTCGTTGCCAAGTTTTCTGCCGTTGGACTCGATTCCACCGACCTAGTTGCTTTATCTg GTGCTCATACATTTGGGAGGGCTCGGTGCGTGGCCTTTAGCCGCAGGCTCTACAACTTCAACAACAGCACGAACCCTGACCCCTCGCTGGACCCCACCTACTTGCAGACACTCCGCCAGACGTGCCCCCAAGGCGGCGATGGCAGCGCCCTCGCCAATCTTGATCCTTCCACTCCGAACACCTTCGACAACAACTACTTTACCAACCTCCAGAACAACCGCGGCCTCCTCCAGACTGATCAGGAGCTCTTCTCCGCCGGCACCGCCGCCACCACTGCCGCCGTCAACCGGTTCGCGGCCAGCGAGAGCGAGTTCTTCGACAGCTTCGGTCGGTCCATGATAAATATGGGGAACATAAGTCCCTTGACGGGGAACAATGGAGAGATTAGGTCTGATTGCAAAAGGgttaattag